The nucleotide sequence CATTGCTCCTATCTCCCGTTCTTCATAGTGTGGAAAAACCCAACTTAATCGTGATCATGACGGATGATATGGGCTATGCAGATGTTGGCTTTAATGGTTGCGAAGATATACCCACGCCACATATAGATAGTATTGCTTCCAAGGGCGTGAAGTTTAGTAGCGGCTATACTTCCTACTCAGTTTGTGGTCCAAGCCGTGCGGGTTTTATTACCGGTCGTTATCAACAACGCTTTGGTTTTGAACGCAATCCCTTGTGGAGCTTAACTGATCCCAAATCTGCACTTCCCCTAAGTGAAATGACCATAGGACAATCATTACAGAAAGTAGGGTATAAAACCGCCATTATTGGCAAATGGCATTTGGGTGCCGAGCCTAGTTTGCGTCCAAATAAGCGGGGCTTTGATGAGTTCTTTGGACACCTTGGTGGAGGACATAAATTTATGCCCGAGGATTTAAATATTGTCAAAACGGAAGATGTGAAAAATGAGTCTGACTCATACCGCAGCTGGATCACTCGCAATGATACGCCGGTACGTACCGAGAAGTACCTGACCGAGGAGTTTAGCGATGAAGCTGTGAGCTTTGTGGAAGGCAATAAAGATAAACCTTTCTTTTTATTCCTCTCCTATAACGCACCTCATTTACCGCTTCAAGCGACGCAGAAATATCTCGATCGCTTTGATCATATTTCTGACCCAAAGCGCAAGGTTTACGCCGCCATGGTGAGTGCCGTAGATGATGGAGTAGGACAAATTATGGCCAAACTTCACAAATTAAAAATTGAAGATAATACGATCGTTTTCTTTTTGTCTGATAATGGAGGACCCACGACTAAAAATCATTCGGATAACGGTCCCTTGAAAGGCTCGAAATCCGATATTTGGGAAGGGGGTTATCGCGTGCCATTTGCGATGCAGTACACCGGTGTAGTCAAGGGAGGTCAAGTATATGATCATCCGGTAAGTTCACTTGATATTTTCGCGACGATTGCCGATATCAGTCAATCACCGATTCATAAAGATAAGCCACTCGATGGAGTGAATTTAGTACCTTATGTGACAGGTGAAAATACAGCAGCTCCCCATGAACAACTCTATTTAAGAAAGTTTGATCAATCGCGTTACGCAGTTCGCCAGGGTGATTATAAATTAGTGATCCCTTGGAAGGGCGCTCCACCCCAACTGTATAATCTTAGTAAGGATATTGGTGAAACAAAAAATATAGCGATGAATCATCCCGAGCGGGTGCAAGAAATTAATATGTTACGCAAGGCTTGGGATAAAGAACTCATGGATCCGATATTTCTGGGCCTGACTTCATCGCCTGCTTGGAAGGCGAAAGTAGCCCGTGAAAAAGCTAAAAAGGCCGCAGCATTAAAAAAGCAAAATAAGTAAGATCAAGGATAGAAATAATGACTAGAATGAAACAATTTTTCATTGCAGTACTAATCTTGAATTCATGCTTGGTAGCTTGGGGTGAAAGTCTTTTACATCCGAGAAATGATCATGCACCAAAGTTAATTAGTAATGAAATGATTCAGATCTTCAGACAAAAAAACCTCAATCCCAAAAGTCTCGTTCAGTACGAAGCGGGGAAATGGAAAATCCAAGCAAGAAATCAGCAGCCTTATCAATTGTTTATCCGGGGGGATAAACATGGCTGGGACTTGAGTTCTAAACTTTGGCTCAGTTTTGATATTGAAAATAAATCGGCAGTAGAGCTGATGGTGACGGGCACGGTTTTTGAGTCATGGAAT is from Lentisphaera profundi and encodes:
- a CDS encoding sulfatase-like hydrolase/transferase, producing the protein MKKLLLLTSALLLSPVLHSVEKPNLIVIMTDDMGYADVGFNGCEDIPTPHIDSIASKGVKFSSGYTSYSVCGPSRAGFITGRYQQRFGFERNPLWSLTDPKSALPLSEMTIGQSLQKVGYKTAIIGKWHLGAEPSLRPNKRGFDEFFGHLGGGHKFMPEDLNIVKTEDVKNESDSYRSWITRNDTPVRTEKYLTEEFSDEAVSFVEGNKDKPFFLFLSYNAPHLPLQATQKYLDRFDHISDPKRKVYAAMVSAVDDGVGQIMAKLHKLKIEDNTIVFFLSDNGGPTTKNHSDNGPLKGSKSDIWEGGYRVPFAMQYTGVVKGGQVYDHPVSSLDIFATIADISQSPIHKDKPLDGVNLVPYVTGENTAAPHEQLYLRKFDQSRYAVRQGDYKLVIPWKGAPPQLYNLSKDIGETKNIAMNHPERVQEINMLRKAWDKELMDPIFLGLTSSPAWKAKVAREKAKKAAALKKQNK